CAGCACCAAATCAATCGTATAAAGTATGAATCTGTAAAGGATCTCACTGGTCAGAAGAGAGAGGAGATGGCATCGCAACGATTGGACGAGCGGCGATTGAAGGGAGGAGACGCTTTCCTTCGCGACAGATAAGACGAGAGAAGAGAAAGATAGACATGACGGCGATTGAAGGGAAGAGACGCTTCCCTTCGCGACGGAGAAgatgagagaagagaaaaaCGGACATGACGGCGATTGAAGGGAGGAGACGCTTCCCTTCGCTACGGAGAGGAAAAGACGAGGGAAGGAAAAGACAAAGAAGATGCCGATTGAACAGAGGAGACGGTTCCCTTCACAAAAGAAATCGTCGTCCCGACAGAGAACtcgagagaagaagagagaagaggatAGAAAggaaaggaaagaaaagaaaagaaagagaaaagaaaaaaaaacaaaattcatagTTTGCTGACATGTGTTTTAAGGACCCTCTTTATGATCGACTGCCAAAACCCTGTATTAAGGATCGATtatcttaattttcttttgttttgatttaattaaatgctttattttgttttaaaaacccTATTAAAAAACTGTAATAATGATGCTTTTAGACCCTATACAATGGAgtgttgaattttgtttttcaactgTTGAAGAGGTCAAATGGGCTTGttgaaacataaaaatgttGAGCTGGATTAAACACGATTGTATTTGttaaaatagtataatttttccaataaatttgtatttataatttaaaacatcttTTGTGaatcataatctaataataattttaaaattatttaattttacatgAAATATTGATATGTAGTATGAAATTATAAGATAAAATAGTGGGGTAGggtgttaaattttattaaacaaaactattgtAGAAGTTAAAATTAGTGTGAGTGTTGAATGATTagtgaaagaaagagaagatgatgcGGAGTGTTGAATAAGTTAACCAATGTTGATAGTCTTAGTAGTAtcaaaagtatttaaaaaaaaattataaatgaaacTTTTacccaaagaaaaaaagaagaaattgtAAATAAAGGTTATTAAGCAAATTGTAAACTAATGGATAGATATTATTGGGCCTTATTGGTTATACGGCCCACAACTCAATAAcccattactccattttttcTTTAGTAATATCTGTTAATTCCAATCGAGTTTCAGATTTGGGAAGTAAACCAAAGCTTCTTGTTCAATCTCGTGGTCGCCGGACTTGCAGCTTGCGCTTTGGTGGAGGATGACGCTATTTCACTTCTTCAACTGTGCGATTCTCACATTCGGTCCCCACGCCGTCTACTACTCCGCCACTCCTTTGTACGAAAAACCCCCTTTTCTCGATCTGTGATTTCAAATTGTAATTGACTTTTTAGTTTAGTCATGGTTCTAAGAATTAGATCTTCTGAATAGAATTACAATTTATAGCTGTTAAATGTGCAGATCTGAATATGACACACTTGGAACCTCGGTGAAGGCTGCTGTTGTTTACCTCGCTACTGCACTTGTTAAGGTTGGTCAAAACACTAACATCTTGCGCAAATCTTGATTTGGTATCTGACTCTCTCTCTCGTGGCTGTTTTCATGGCAGCTTGTTTGCTTGGCAACTTTTCTGCAAGTATCTGAAACCGAAGTATTTGATCCTTACCAGGTTCTTTTCTTCTTGAATCCAAGAACATCCACTCTATCAGATACTGTTATTGCTTAGCTCGTTTTGTTATGTTAACACTTTAGATGACTAAGTATTGATTCCAATCTCAGGAAGCCCTGAAAGCAATGATTGGCTTCATTGACGTTGCTGGTCTCTACTTTGCTCTGGCTCAGCTCACACACAGGAACATCTCTCAAAACCATAAGTTTCAAGCTGTTGGCCTTGGTTAGTGGATTGCTTCTAGATTGGTTGCATCACGGGATATTAATCAAATGCTTTCTTTTGGTTCAGGATGGGCGTTTGCGGATTCTGTTTTGCATAGGTTGGCTCCTCTTTGGGTTGGTGCTCGAGGACTTGAGTTCACTTGGGATTATGTTTTACAAGGCCTTGAAGCCAATGCCAATCTGGTATGCCCACCAATCTTTACTTTTAGATATATGCAATTGTTTCTTACTATCCATCAAAATTTTCAGGTGTTCACGATATCCTTAGCTGCGCTAGGTTCCTTGATGTGGCTACGCAAGAACAAGCCAAAGACTCTGATCCCCATCATATACACGTGTGCAGTGATCATCGCCACAATGCCTTCAATCACAAGCTATCTAAGGAGAGTCATGGGATGGCATTTCCCCAAAGTTGTTGGGTTTGAGCTGATGACTTCTCTGGTAATGGCTTTCATCAGCTGTCAACTCTTCATCCTCTGTCAGAGACCGTCTTTGTGATTCCAGTCCTACCGAGAGACCAAACTCCACTTAAACTGCTTTTTGGCTCAAGAGAGCTTTATGTTTATGGGCAACTCTTGAGACCTACTTTCCATGTTTTTCGGTTGCTTGAAACTTTTCTCATCTTTAAACTGTAGAACCATATTAAAGAGATCCTTACACTTGAGGTCTCTCTTGTTCGAGAGCTTATTAACGTCAAGAGCATTCATCAAATCTGTAGAGCATATAAGCACGGTCTTGGAGGATCTTATGTTATGAGCTGCCACAAAGAGTAGCCAAAACGTCTTGGTTTTTCCTTTTGCTGATAGCTTGCTTTGAGGCGTCACTATAGATGAACTCAACTATAGCCTCTACTTCGTGTTTCATCTCCGAGAGCGTGACTATCTCTAGCTTTGCTGAAGCCTATCTGATACAGACATCAACTTAAATACCTCTGATCTTGCTGCCTATTCAAATGTCATATATGCTTTGGCATTGACGGTTTCATATCCAAGCAAGACAAACAAAACCAATCTAATTTTGAACTGAAACAATAATCTTGAAATATATTACCTTAATATAGCTAAACAGATCCACCTTCTCTATACCTTAATTAATTAAAACGCGAACCGAATCGAATACAATGAAtccaaaatgcaaaaaaaatgaaaaaaaaccaTAAAGCCGAATCAATCAGGATGGACCACCTTACATTTCAGGTATGATCCAAACTCAGtggaacaaaaacaaacaatagCGAACACAAGCATTTCTAAAAATAGTTTCATGCGTGGGATTATGATAGCGAACAAATACATTGTACATTCTCGTAACAAACTCTCTCTAAATCTTGAGCTCAAGCTTCTAATATACTAGCGTATGCTGCAACAAAATATGGTtagtttatattcaaaaaaaaaccaacatgGTTAGCTCTGTGACATTTTGAAGACATATATTACCAATTGATGATACGACACAATTGTATTTCTTTTAGAGGGTTTACAGAAAAGATTTCTTAAAATGTGAAGAGTTTGAACTAAGCGGTCCACACCATATGATAAACTATGAAAGCATAATCGACTTGTGTACGTACGGGGTATACGGTTcatataaatatctaaaacctTACGAGAATAAACCCTTATCATACATACCGAGAGGAGATTAGCCAATTTATATACATTGTTGGTGAGGAATCACGATTCCTCTACAAAGCCCATGATTAACAGGGCTCGGCACATTTTGTTCATCGGCACAGCTCGATCAGCATAGTAGAGGAGACTCGGCTCGGACGTTCAAGTGATCTGCTCAATGAGATCACCCATCGGCTTGCTAGCTCGAGTCTGGCTCTCGGAGCCCTAGCTCGGCATAAAAGCCCATTAAGCTCGGCCCAAATACGGGATTCTTAGAGCATCAAAGAGTAGAGAATCGCTTATAAAAGAGGAGGGAGAGAGCAGGAAAAGGGGATCCGAAAATCGACACTCAAGAACTGACCatataaggtttagggttttagagttaaACACTCAATCGAGCTCCTTTTTATTTCGGTTGGCAGGTGTCTTAAGGCATCAAAGAGTAGAGAATGGCTTataaaagaggagagagagagaaggaagaggGGATCCGAAAATTGACACTTAAAAACTGACGataaagtttagggttttagagctAAACACTCAATCGagctccttttttttatttcggttGGTATTCTCGTCAgagtttaaatttcattttcctATCTTAATCTCTTTATAATCATTACTGATTAATAAAATGTATTCGAAGAACCTACAatcaaattttgtttcttttcgaTCGAACTAACCAAATTAAGATTCAAGTCAACATACATGCACAAAATAACAATTGTAAAGAGTTTATTACAATAGAATATCAAATCAACTCTCTTTAGCCAATTTCAGCTGTTTCAGTTGTGAATCAGTGTTTTGAAACTCGACCCAgacccgcggttgaaccggtaaacccggCAACCTAGAAAAAATCCGGTTTGGATTTTGTGAAAAAtccaatatttagaaacccgcaaaaacacacaaaaacccAGTAGAGCCCGAAAcccgataccggttgaaccattggttgaaccaataaataatttttacttcttttgttttatttttaattatttttatattatgttttatattataaatttctaattaaGAAGTTATAtaccgacaaaaaaaaagttaggttttttcttttcagttttatatttgtgacttttagattttaatgaagATTTTACTATGCCACTTAAAGCAAATAAAGTGAACGAtggtagagagaaccaaaactagttgatgtgatttggtgtaagtttattttcgttattgataatttattataatgattttttatttttggtttttttgtatttgaaatttaatttattattcacattaacacatttaaatatttataaattttatgtcttgattttttagaTGTCGTAACTTTTACCTTGTtagacaaaattataaatagtctaaactattttttgatattttgtatatcaaataaaaataaaaatatagaaattaaagttaaatattttctaaatgttattaaacataaaaatatacatatccaaactattatttcatgttaataaaaatatttaaaaaatattaaactttagtttctatatttttatttacatagctgatatattattatataataaaattaatttatttattaacccGCGGTTCGCCCGCGGTCGATCCAGTGACCCAGCGACTCGATACGTCATCCGGTTCAGTGTCCGagtcgggtttaaaaacattggttgTGATATAATCATCCGTTACAAGTTAGGATCCGATACAGAGATATAGCTTTGGCTAAATGTACAAATTATCAAAgggagatttttttgttaattataggTAGAATATTCTGTTTATTTAAGAACTGCTGACTAAACCAATTTGTTTTttactataaatataattaaaaacaaaaactgaaaatGTTTTATTAGTATTTATTAAAAGTTTCTATTAAACTATTAGCGAAATTTGAGTGTATGAcctaaaaaattataattcacaTACTAACTTAAGTGTTATGATATAGCACATATTTAtgagagaaaaaacaaaacgaTCATCTgccaaactttttatttttgctcAGGCCTCCTAAAATAATTCATCACCAAATTCATTTTCTTCTACCATTTTTGTTAATGAACAAAGCAATTCAGATTTTCCTCCAATCGATATCTACACTCTCCAATGATATTCCACCGATCCGCAGTTGTTTGTGTGATTGACGAACCTCCACCGCCTTCACCACATTCTGATTCAATCCTCTGTGCTTCCTTCTTATCAAACTCTCGTTGCCATAAGCattagtttttttcattttctccaCTGTTTCCGCCACACAAATGTTTGGATACAAACTAAatgactatttaaaaaaaaaagggaaaacttCGAATCATATTTTGTGTAGTCACACGTTGTAGAATATATTATACACTACACATTACAAATAGAATAGAACAACATGcttatgaataaaatataacacCTACAATCGTAAACCTACAAACCTATATTATGGACATCGCATGTGCCGCACCATCACGCACTAAGAGGGAGTATATCGTCCGGTTTTGTCACAAATTATCACATCCCCACCTCAAATCATTACGCAGCTAATTCACcaaaaatgttaatatataatgacaactgtataaaataataattctaattaaattagaaaattGAGCAGAATACAaacgataaaaataattatcttaaTTCTATGCTCTATCAGAAAGTATGTGCATGACAATAAACATACTTATGTGGATCTCCTACAacatttataaagtaaaaacatTGACATTCATAGCTCATGTAGATCGTacattttgtttccttttctgcGAGAAGGAATCACTagtaaaaggaaaaagaaacaatgctcaaacaaaatgttttaaaagaGAGCAGAAAATAATGGACGGTCACAACGAGATTATAACCACCCATCACTTTCTTTCATATAACCGTAATATATACTGATAGGTAGCTTTTGCGCATTATTCGTTCGCAGCTCAGCTagcttacaaaatatataacagTAAATTGACATTTATCGCATTTACTATATCTTTATAATACGTCTAGTGAACTTATTTGGCGTATTGATATTGAAGTTTATATTCATTCAACCAAGCTTATGCTTATGGTTCACATAAACAGttatttatacttatatttattagaagttaattcattttttcctaaaatctataattaagtttgtttatcaattatttttccgcgattctctcaaatagccatttttaaaattttgtcatcaaaataacatttaaaacaaataaccaaaataaatttttttttctattttgatatttttagcatttattttttatttttaaaattttgaaactccACCCTTAAAATCCCACCTCTTAAACTCTGAAACCTaagtttagattaattaaccatagtgtataaatgtatatatttatccttttgataaaactttttttgatcattttcttttttgaaatctATTATTATGAAAACTAGTGAATAGTTACAACTTTTAGACTATTTTTAGAATgacacaaccttacaacatataacttttagaaaagacacaaccctctacacatatttttcaaaagacacaacctttcaacataattgAAGTTCACAACCTTAGGaattaattggaaaagacacaaccttacaacataaaacttttagaaaagacacaactatTTATActactttttcaaaagacacaacctttcaacataactGGATTCACAACCTTAGAAATTaattagaaaagacacaaccttccaacatagaacttttagaaaagacacaactctttacacttctttttcaaaagacacaacctttcgaCATAAGTGGACtgacaacctttagaattaattgggattgctattattagtagataaaCTAAAAAGTGCTAAATTTCTgattattcattattttttcaatcggattagtttttttttattttgaacattttGTCGATCGTCACTAGCTATCTAATATCTAGTATCTCTAAGTTTTTAACACTGCTAGTGGTTTCTCCAATCCAAGTTTGCCACGTCATTTTAGTATCACTAACTTGTAGTTAAACAAAAGCAGTTATTAGCTTATAGTTAAATCTGAACTCAAACATATCATGGCTGCATCATATATTAGATTACTATAATCATAATAGATTCCTACATATGGTTGTCCTTATAATCATCAAACATTTGATTGGTTCTGGTTCTTATTCAACTTCCATACATCCCAAATCTCGCAGAATCAAGCCAAGTCCTCCTACATATGATGACATGGCACCCTCCAAACTTTGACCGACTTGTCAAGACTTCCACTATACACAATCAATCTCCCATCTCCTCCGTCTTCGCCCTCTCCTCCCGATGGTTCCGCCACCGCTAAACACTTAACCGGTCCGGTATGACCAGTCAAAACCGACACACACGAGTGaactctcccttctctcctccACACGCATATCTTCTTATCCGCCGCACCACTAAACACCAATTCTCCAGCTGCCGCGAGACAGAGCACAGCAAGCCTGTGTTTCTTGAAAACACCGCAATGCTTCAACACTTTCTTCTCTCCCATCTCCCAATAATTCACAGCACCGTCGCTAGAACCACTATACACCGCCACGTGGCTAGTAACCAAAGCCGTAACAGCAGATTCTTGTTTCAGCAAAGTCTGAACCAAACTATGCGCAGTACGCTTCCCGCGAACCTCCCGTTTCCAAACCTTAACCGTTCCATCGGCCGAGCCAGTGAACACAAGACCCTCGCCGGAACCAGCGGCTACGACGGAGTTGACGGCGTCATCATGAGCTTTAATAGATTCCAAACATTTCAAATCGTGAATGCGCCAAACCTTGACCGTCCGATCCCATGAGGCGGAGTATAACAGCCCTTGATCTTCCACAAGGCTCAAACACGAAACGGCGTCGGAGTGTTTGATCCACAGCGCCGTACGACGTCTTCTCACCTCCACGTAGTTACTCGGCTTCACTGACTTCTTCAACACGTCTTTCAAAGCCGGTAAGCTTCCGGCGCGTGTGTACACTCGGGGGTTCTTGTGCGAGGTTTTCCAGACCCGGATCTTACCGTCTTGATGACCCGTGAAcaccttattattattatcctcACGGCATATCACTATCGCTTTCACCAAACCGCTGTTCGATTTAAACTCACTAAACTCGTTTAGGTTCTTCCAAACCCTAATGTGATTATTGTCCGATCCTGTGAACACAAGATCATTTGTCGCTGCTAACGAGTAAATGTGGCCTTCTTCTTGAACAATCGACCCGACCAGGCTGTTTTCTTCGCTTTGATTCCAAGAATATTCCCGGACCCGGTCGGAACGGGGCATTTTGGTTTAAGACTTAAGAATGTGGCGTAAAACCTAAAAGGTTTGTTAGTTTCTTGATGTTTTCTAATATTATGAGACTTGGGAGATGGAGGAAAGAAGAGTTGAGGGTTGTTTGCATTTTAATAAGGTAGCTAAGCAATGAGAGTATGACACGTAATAAattgtaattttgttttgttttgtccactttattactaaaataatcTCTATAAGTGTACCTATGGTTGGTGTCCTTTCTTGCTAAATATAGCTATATAGGGAATGAATCATGATGTGCATAATTGATATGATAacattgttttatatatttgatattttgttcGTCATAATGTTTTAAAGTAAGGGGGGGAGGGACCGCTAATAATAAGATGGCACGTATAATATATGAAACGACCTTTTCTTCggatttttaactttttgtaaGAAATTTTAAACTGGTGAGAAGTATTCGTTGGTTGATTAAGTAAAGAGAAGAGCAAATTGTtgctaataaaaaaaagagaagagcaAATTTTGTTAAGCAAAAACTGCTATTTGTGGATGGGCATGATAAAGTTAAGAGGGTTATTGCACATCGCAAGGCATCCATTTTTTGGGGGATAATGGATGCACAAATCTTATGTAAGTAGAATACGGAATCTCTAGGCAGAATACATTCTTAAGGTTTACTTAAGGGATGACTGGTTAAACTACAACCTAAAACATAATCATCAAGCTTTATATTAGCTAGGAATGTCTGAACCGGGTCCATATATGAAGTATGTGTTGAGATAAGCTTGAAGTAGCTTAGGATACAAGCTACCTAATCCTAATAGGTTATGTCTATCTATAAGGATTAGGAAATATATTTGTGTTagtcctaatgagtttaggataatTAGAGTTTTATATAAGGAGATACCAACATGTGGTATAACTTAATGTGTTGTGAGCTTTAGATTTGAGTGAGTGCTAAAGCAATAAGAATTGAGGTCTTATTATATCTGTGTGATCAATCTCGACGTGATACGAGTTCGTGTGATTAAGGTTTGATACAATAGTCTGAATGTCAGATTTGGTTGATGAAACTATAATTGAAATCACAGAATGGAAAAATTTGAATCCTAGCTTCAATGTATATggtaagtggtatcagagcttcagAAAAAGATATGGGAGAAGTGATTCCGGTGACAATGAAGAAAGAAGGCGGCAGTTCCTCATCCATTAAGTGTCCGATGCTCACCTCGAGCAACTACACAGTATGGGCTATGATAATGAAGGTAATGTTGAAGGTACACAAAGCTTGGGAAGTAATTGAGACAGAATCTGCAGATAGCGAGAAGAATGACTTGGCTACAGCTTTGTTATTTCAATCTATCCCTGAGGCTCTTATACTTCAAGTAGGAGAACTTGATACAGCAAAAAAGGTGTGGGATGCGATTAAACTGAGACATATGGGAGCAGAAAGAGTAAGAGAGGCACGACTGCAAACGTTAATGGCTGAGTTTGATCGGTTGCAGATGAAAGATTCCGAGAAGATTGATGACTTTGCTGGAAAACTCTCTGAGATTTCATCAAAATCTGCAGCACTAGGAGTCAATATTGAAGAACCGAAACTCGTCCGAAAGTTTCTTAAGTGTCTTCCTAGAAAGAAGTACATACAAATCGTGGCTTCTTTAGAGCAAGTATTAGACCTAAACAATACAGGTTTTGAAGACATAATAGGGCGTTTGAAAGCATACGAGGAACGTGTATCTGAGGAAAcagaaccagaagaagaaaaaggaaaacttaTGTATGCAAATAGTGAAAGCCAACAAAATCAGTTGTATCAAAACAGCAATGGAGGATCGACAGCTTCTGGTGGCTATCAAAGTCGGGGTTATAACAGAGAGTATAGAGGTAGAGGTCGAGGAGGACGCTACtctggaagaggaagaggacgtggAAGAAATTTCGACTACTCAAAGATAACATGTTATCGATGTGATAAAACCGGACATTTTGTTGCAGACTGCCCGGATCTTCATCTCAAACTTCAAGAGACACAAGAAGCCGAGAATGATGAGACGCGGAACGCAGACGAGCTCATGATGCACGAGCTGGTCTTCTTGAATGAGAAGAACGTAGTCCCCGAGAAGTTCGAGACAAATGCAGGAGAGAATATGTGGTATCTCGACAACGGCGCAAGCAACCACATGACAGGAGATAAACGATATTTTTCATCCATCGACAAGGCAATTACAGGAAAAGTACGTTTTGGTGATGATTCCCGCATTGATATCAGAGGCAAAGGAACGATATCATTCATTGACATGAATAGAGAGTCAAGGAAGATGACAGATGTATACTATATTCCTGCTTTGAGGAGCAATATAATCAGTTTAGGCCAAGCAACCGAAGCAGGTTGTGACGTTCATATGAGTGGCGAGCAGTTAACTATGCATGATCAACAAGGAAAAATACTTGTGACAGCAAGGAGATCAAGAAACCGCTTATACAAGGTCCGTATGGGTATAACGGATGACTTAAAAGCACACCTAACCATGGCAAGCGAATCGAGCAAGTGGCACGCAAGGTTGGGTCACGTAAATCATGAGACAATGAGGTCAATGGCACAACGGAAGCTTGTGATAGGAATGCCAAGTATGAACGTTGAAAGTAAAGTTTGTCAATCATGTCTAATGGGAAAGCAAACAAGACGCGTATTTCCGCAAGCCACACACTATCGAGCCACCGAGAAACTACAGCTGATACATGGAGATCTTTGTGGTCCGATAACACCAAGAACTCAAGCCGGAAAACGCTATATTTTTGTTCTCATTGACGACTACTCAAGGTACATGTGGACTTCTTTGATGTCGGAGAAAAGCCAAGCTTTTGagacatttaaaaaattcaaaaatctagTAGAACAAGAAACAGGAAAGAAGATTCAAACGTTTAGAACAGACAGAGGAGGAGAATTTATTTCCGGAGAGTTTAATGGCTACTGCGAGCTATCGGGAATAAAGAGACACCTCACCGCTCCGTACAGTCCACAACAGAATGGCGTGGTTGAAAGACGAAATAGGACCTTGATGGAGATGACTCGAAGTATACTAAAACATATGAATATGCCAAACTACTTCTGGGGAGAAGCAACTCAACATTCAACCTATCTCTTGAACCGGATCGCAACAAGAGCACTCAAAGACAAGACTCCTTATGAGCTGTATCACGATAAAAGGCCAAACATCGATCACCTTAGAGTATTTGGATGTATCGGATACGCAAAAGTCGAGAAATCACAGCTGAGGAAGCTAGATGACAGGTCAAAGATGTTAGTGAATCTTGGAACAGAACCTGGATCAAAGGCTTATCGCCTGTATGATCCAGAAAGACGCAGAGTGATCGTGAGTCGAGACGTCGTGTTCGACGAAACAAAGAGCTGGAACTGGGGTAAAGACAGCAACGAACATGAACGAGAAGAGAGTGATGAGAGCTTCACTGTGGCACTTGGTGAATATGGGAACCATGGGATCGAAGAGAAAAATGAAGATAAGTCTAACACGCTTAACAAGCTTGGAGGCACTGAAGCAGAACGCGAAGAAGACGATACAGGAAACCAGAGTAACGAAACAGAGGAGGTCTCGTCTGATGAAGAGGAAGCTTCACAGCCGGCTCTAAGACGATCAACGCGAGTTACGGTCAAACCAAAGTATCTAGAGGATTACCTCTTGTTCGCGTTCGAAGAAGGAGAGAGGCTGTTGATGTGCCTCAATGACGAGCCGGTAAGCTTCGCAGAAGCAAAGAAATCAAAGAAGTGGACGAGAGCTTGTGAAGATGAGATTGAATCCATTATCAAAAACGATACATGGGAGCTGGTTGACTTGCCATATGGAGCTAAAGCAATTGGTTTGAAGTGGGTTTTCAAGCTCAAACGAAACGCAGATGGTACAATCAATACGTTTAAAGCTCGACTTGTAGCAAAAGGATACGTACAACAATATGGAGTAGACTTTGACGAGGTCTTCGCTCCAGTAGCGCGGTTAGAGACAATACGACTTCTTATCAACTTAGCAGCAGCCAATGGATGGGAAGTACATCATCTGGATGTAAAAACAgcgtttcttcatggtgaactAAAAGAAGTTGTGTACGTATCGCAACCTGAAGGTTTTGAGAAGAAGGGTCAAGAAAATAAAGTCTATAGACTAAACAAAGCGTTGTATGGACTTCGACAAGCGCCAAGAGCCTGGAATACAAAGCTTAACAAGATACTTGTCGAATTAAAATTTGACAAATGCACAAAGGAGCCATCGGTATATAAGAAACTAGTAAACGGACATCTTCTTATA
Above is a window of Brassica napus cultivar Da-Ae chromosome A10, Da-Ae, whole genome shotgun sequence DNA encoding:
- the LOC106365740 gene encoding transmembrane protein 147-like — translated: MTLFHFFNCAILTFGPHAVYYSATPLSEYDTLGTSVKAAVVYLATALVKLVCLATFLQVSETEVFDPYQEALKAMIGFIDVAGLYFALAQLTHRNISQNHKFQAVGLGWAFADSVLHRLAPLWVGARGLEFTWDYVLQGLEANANLVFTISLAALGSLMWLRKNKPKTLIPIIYTCAVIIATMPSITSYLRRVMGWHFPKVVGFELMTSLVMAFISCQLFILCQRPSL
- the LOC106363945 gene encoding protein JINGUBANG-like; translation: MPRSDRVREYSWNQSEENSLVGSIVQEEGHIYSLAATNDLVFTGSDNNHIRVWKNLNEFSEFKSNSGLVKAIVICREDNNNKVFTGHQDGKIRVWKTSHKNPRVYTRAGSLPALKDVLKKSVKPSNYVEVRRRRTALWIKHSDAVSCLSLVEDQGLLYSASWDRTVKVWRIHDLKCLESIKAHDDAVNSVVAAGSGEGLVFTGSADGTVKVWKREVRGKRTAHSLVQTLLKQESAVTALVTSHVAVYSGSSDGAVNYWEMGEKKVLKHCGVFKKHRLAVLCLAAAGELVFSGAADKKICVWRREGRVHSCVSVLTGHTGPVKCLAVAEPSGGEGEDGGDGRLIVYSGSLDKSVKVWRVPCHHM